In the Ursus arctos isolate Adak ecotype North America unplaced genomic scaffold, UrsArc2.0 scaffold_19, whole genome shotgun sequence genome, one interval contains:
- the LOC113249186 gene encoding zinc finger protein 420-like isoform X12 has product MASSRGLLTFGDVAIEFSQEEWRCLSHTQRELYRDVMLENYGHLLFLGVIVSKPDLVSLLEQRKEPWGEKRNKAVLFDPAVSSHGSLSFLPEPCKEASFQNVSVGRYKHSVLDKLHLMIDWDHDRKGYVQIETAAHNKNLTAHNGERYKIFCKTFLFKSTLSAKQGVSVSKNSNQLFKRTYLWIENVENLERYLVHAENNDLNSVENRIGLTFQSNISTLQRFKNEETTAKRGPLDKCLTEDSTQQNYQSIFSGDRIAQGSECEKKLDQGSNVNKHLRAHFQENHFERIKCGDIFYQRSNLIYNTMYVRENPYNGNECERDFNPSFSVGDHQRIHVGKNPFGFNEPGKMSSGSSRVPIQKTICSGEEPYKSKACGEAFKQCSTLTQHHRIHTGEKPYKCKECGKAFSKHSGLIRHHRIHTGEKPYKCKECGKAFIQQSQLNQHHKIHTGEKPYKCNECGKAFIQHSNLIQHHRIHTGEKPYKCQECGKAFSFQSSFTQHHKIHTGEKHYQCKECGKAFKQQPNLIQHHRIHTREKPHKCKECGKAFNYHVHLSQHHRIHTGEKPYKCKECGKAFIHHSSFTQHHKIHSGEKPYKCKDCGKAFSQQSHLNTHHKIHTGEKPYKCNECGKAFSFQSSFTQHHRIHTGEKPYICKECGKAFVQRSHLTRHHRIHTGEKPYKCKECGKLFVLHSDLTQHHRIHTGETPYHCKECGRAFKQQSNLIQHHRIHTGEKSYKCKECGKAFNHHVQLRQHHRIHTGEKPYKCAECGKAFIDQSGLTQHHRIHTGEKPYKCKECGKAFNWRSALIPHYRIHTGEKPYKCKECGKAFVQQSSFTQHNRIHTGEKPYKCKECGKAFIQQSHLIVHYRIHTRASVRNFKTVREFVRIAEP; this is encoded by the exons ATGGCCAGTTCTCGG GGACTGCTGACATTCGGGGACGTGGCCATAGAATTCTCCCAGGAGGAGTGGCGATGCCTGAGCCACACGCAGCGGGAACTGTACAGGgacgtgatgctggagaactacgGACACCTCCTGTTCTTGG GTGTCATTGTGTCCAAGCCTGATTTGGTCTCCCTtttggagcagaggaaggaaCCGTGGGGTGAGAAGAGGAACAAGGCAGTACTCTTTGATCCAG CGGTATCTTCACATGGCAGCCTGAGCTTCCTGCCAGAGCCGTGCAAAGAAGCTTCATTTCAAAATGTGTCAGTGGGTCGATATAAACATAGCGTCCTTGACAAGTTACACTTAATGATAGACTGGGATCATGATCGTAAAGGATATGTCCAAATTGAGACTGCCGCCCATAATAAGAATCTCACTGCCCATAATGgtgaaagatataaaatattttgtaaaaccTTCCTTTTTAAGTCCACTCTTTCTGCAAAGCAGGGTGTTTCTGTAAGCAAAAACTCCAATCAACTATTCAAGCGTACATATTTATGGATAGAGAATGTGGAAAATCTGGAACGTTACCTAGTCCATGctgaaaataatgatttgaacAGTGTTGAAAATAGGATTGGATTGACCTTTCAGTCAAATATTTCCACacttcagagatttaaaaatgaagaaacaactgCTAAGCGGGGTCCCCTTGACAAGTGTCTCACCGAGGACTCAACCCAACAAAATTATCAGAGCATTTTTAGTGGAGACAGAATTGCTCAAGGCAGTGAATGTGAGAAAAAATTAGATCAAGGCTCAAATGTTAATAAACATCTGAGGGCTCATTTTCAAGAGAACCATTTTGAACGTATTAAGTGTGGGGACATCTTTTATCAAAGATCCAACCTTATATATAACACTATGTATGTAAGAGAGAATCCTTATAATGGTAATGAATGTGAAAGAGATTTTAACCCATCCTTCAGTGTGGGCGATCATCAGAGAATTCATGTGGGAAAAAACCCATTCGGATTTAATGAGCCTGGGAAGATGTCTAGTGGGTCATCAAGAGTACCTATACAGAAGACAATCTGTAGTGGAGAGGAACCTTACAAAAGTAAAGCATGTGGTGAGGCCTTTAAGCAGTGCTCAACCCTTACTCagcatcacagaattcatactggagagaaaccttacaaatgtaaagaatgtgggaaggcctttagtAAGCATTCAGGCCTTATTCGACATCatagaattcatactggagagaaaccttacaaatgtaaagaatgtggcaaggcctttatCCAGCAATCACAACTTAATCAACATCACaaaattcatactggagagaaaccttacaaatgtaatgaatgtggcaaggcctttatCCAGCACTCAAACCTTATtcaacatcacagaattcatactggagagaaaccttataaatgtcaagaatgtggcaaggcctttagCTTTCAATCAAGCTTTACTCAACATCACaaaattcatactggagagaaacattaccaatgtaaagaatgtggcaaggcctttaagCAGCAACCAAACCTTATtcaacatcacagaattcatactagAGAGAAACCTCacaaatgtaaggaatgtggcaaggcctttaacTACCATGTACATCTTAGTCAACATCACAGAatccatactggagagaaaccttataaatgtaaagaatgtggcaaggcctttatCCATCATTCAAGCTTTACTCAACATCACAAAATTCATagtggagagaaaccttacaaatgtaaagattGTGGTAAAGCCTTTAGCCAGCAGTCACACCTTAATACACATCACAaaattcatactggagaaaaaccgtacaaatgtaatgaatgtggcaaggcctttagCTTTCAGTCAAGCTTCActcaacatcacagaattcatactggtgagaaaccttACATATGTAAAGAGTGTGGCAAGGCCTTTGTCCAGCGCTCACACCTTACTCGACATCACAGAatccatactggagagaaaccttataaatgtaaagaatgtggcaagctCTTCGTCCTCCATTCAGACCTTACTCagcatcacagaattcatactggagagacaCCTTACCATTGTAAGGAATGTGGCAGAGCCTTTAAGCAGCAATCAAATCTTATTCAACaccacagaattcatactggagagaaatcTTACAagtgtaaagaatgtggcaaagcctttaaCCACCATGTACAACTAAGGCAACATCACAGAATCCATACCggagagaaaccttataaatgtgcagaatgtggcaaggcctttatCGATCAATCAGGCCTTActcaacatcacagaattcatactggagagaaaccttacaaatgtaaagaatgtggcaaggctTTTAACTGGCGCTCAGCCCTTATTCCACAttacagaattcatactggagagaaaccttacaaatgtaaagaatgtggcaaggcctttgtCCAGCAATCAAGCTTTACTCAACATAatagaattcatactggagagaaaccttacaaatgtaaagaatgtggcaaggctTTTATCCAGCAGTCCCACCTAATTGTACATTACAGAATTCATACTAGAGCAAGTGTTAGAAATTTTAAGACTGTGAGAGAATTTGTAAGGATTGCTGAACCCTAA
- the LOC113249186 gene encoding zinc finger protein 679-like isoform X19, which translates to MASSRGLLTFGDVAIEFSQEEWRCLSHTQRELYRDVMLENYGHLLFLGVIVSKPDLVSLLEQRKEPWGEKRNKAVLFDPATLHRDPVHSVCHGENKEHCHLRSRCVARRQGVIQWGQSEGTGLRFLLESF; encoded by the exons ATGGCCAGTTCTCGG GGACTGCTGACATTCGGGGACGTGGCCATAGAATTCTCCCAGGAGGAGTGGCGATGCCTGAGCCACACGCAGCGGGAACTGTACAGGgacgtgatgctggagaactacgGACACCTCCTGTTCTTGG GTGTCATTGTGTCCAAGCCTGATTTGGTCTCCCTtttggagcagaggaaggaaCCGTGGGGTGAGAAGAGGAACAAGGCAGTACTCTTTGATCCAG CAACACTCCACAGGGACCCTGTTCACAGCGTGTGTCATGGAGAGAATAAGGAGCACTGCCACTTGAGGTCGAGGTGTGTGGCCAGAAGACAAGGAGTCATCCAGTGGGGACAGAGTGAAGGCACAGGG